From one Brevibacterium sp. 'Marine' genomic stretch:
- a CDS encoding NADP-dependent malic enzyme produces MTTTAHNSAASDQGSQGPITDAEIFEAHEGGKLSAELTSPLQTQRDLSIAYTPGVAKVCTAIKDEPQLARTHTWTGRLVAVISDGSAVLGLGDIGPAASLPVMEGKCALFKSFSGLNAIPIVLDTNDTDEIVETIVRMAPTFGAINLEDISAPRCFEIEDRVKEALDIPVMHDDQHGTAVVVLAALTNALRVVKKSFDSVRVVVSGAGAAGVAVVKILADAGVKDIVVLDSKGVVEAGRSDLTETKQFLAESTNPRGIAGGIGEALDGADAFIGVSGGTIDEAHLANMADNAIIFALSNPNPEVAPDVAAKYATVVATGRSDFPNQINNVLAFPGIFRGALDADASEITDDMKLVAARAIADLVGDDLEPGYIVPGALDSRVAPAVAEAVEKSALEAMAER; encoded by the coding sequence ATGACGACCACCGCTCACAACTCAGCCGCCTCCGACCAGGGCTCGCAGGGCCCGATCACCGACGCCGAGATCTTCGAGGCACACGAAGGCGGCAAGCTCTCCGCCGAGCTCACCTCACCGCTCCAGACCCAGCGCGACCTCTCGATCGCGTACACCCCCGGCGTGGCCAAGGTCTGTACCGCGATCAAGGACGAACCGCAGCTGGCGCGCACGCACACGTGGACCGGCCGGCTCGTCGCGGTCATCTCTGACGGGTCGGCTGTGCTCGGCCTCGGTGACATCGGTCCGGCCGCCTCGCTGCCGGTGATGGAGGGCAAGTGCGCCCTGTTCAAGTCCTTCTCCGGGCTGAATGCGATTCCGATCGTACTCGACACCAATGACACGGACGAGATCGTCGAAACCATCGTCCGCATGGCCCCGACTTTCGGAGCGATCAACCTCGAGGACATCTCCGCCCCGCGCTGCTTCGAGATCGAGGACCGGGTCAAAGAAGCCCTCGACATTCCCGTCATGCACGATGACCAGCACGGCACCGCCGTCGTCGTCCTTGCCGCACTGACCAACGCACTGCGCGTGGTGAAGAAGTCCTTCGATTCCGTCCGCGTCGTCGTCTCCGGTGCCGGAGCTGCCGGTGTGGCCGTGGTGAAGATCCTTGCCGACGCAGGCGTGAAGGACATCGTCGTCCTCGATTCCAAGGGCGTCGTCGAGGCCGGCCGCTCCGATCTGACCGAGACCAAGCAGTTCCTCGCCGAGTCGACGAATCCGCGCGGAATCGCCGGTGGGATCGGCGAGGCCCTCGACGGTGCCGATGCCTTCATCGGCGTCTCCGGCGGCACCATCGACGAGGCGCACCTGGCCAACATGGCCGACAACGCGATCATCTTCGCTCTGTCGAACCCCAACCCCGAGGTGGCCCCCGACGTCGCCGCCAAGTACGCCACCGTGGTGGCTACCGGGCGCAGCGACTTCCCGAACCAGATCAACAACGTCCTCGCGTTCCCTGGAATCTTCCGCGGTGCGCTCGACGCCGATGCGTCCGAGATCACCGACGATATGAAGCTCGTCGCCGCCCGTGCGATCGCCGATCTCGTCGGCGATGACCTCGAGCCCGGCTACATCGTGCCCGGCGCGCTCGATTCCCGTGTTGCCCCGGCCGTCGCCGAGGCGGTCGAGAAGTCCGCGCTCGAGGCGATGGCCGAGCGCTGA
- a CDS encoding organic hydroperoxide resistance protein → MKALYTAEALATGEGRDGHGRTSDGKVDVDLATPTEMGGSGNGTNPEQLFAVGYAACYHSALRLVAGQAKANVDDSTVGSRVSIGKDNEGGFQLAVELEVTLPHLDKAEAQALADKAHKVCPYSNATRGNIDVTITVTDD, encoded by the coding sequence ATGAAGGCTCTCTACACAGCAGAAGCACTGGCCACAGGCGAAGGCCGCGACGGCCACGGACGCACGAGCGACGGAAAGGTCGATGTCGATCTCGCGACTCCGACCGAGATGGGCGGCAGCGGCAACGGCACGAATCCCGAACAGCTCTTCGCCGTCGGCTACGCGGCCTGCTATCACTCAGCGCTGCGCCTCGTGGCCGGTCAGGCCAAGGCGAACGTCGACGATTCCACGGTCGGCTCACGCGTCAGCATCGGCAAGGACAATGAGGGCGGGTTCCAGCTCGCCGTCGAACTCGAGGTCACTCTCCCGCACCTCGACAAGGCCGAGGCCCAGGCGCTGGCCGACAAGGCCCACAAGGTGTGCCCGTACTCCAACGCCACCCGCGGCAACATCGACGTCACCATCACCGTCACCGACGACTGA
- a CDS encoding MarR family transcriptional regulator codes for MNALDLDRQLCFALYSASRAMTASYKDLLAELGITYPQYLVMLVLWEEGSDDDGVTVKRLGERLQLDSGTLSPLLSRLESLGFVARHRSAEDSRRVLVRATAEGAAAKARAECVPARIGERTNLDPASMPELLKTLRTLTRNLRAEPAPVESPDPLPHH; via the coding sequence ATGAACGCGCTCGATCTCGACCGGCAGCTCTGCTTCGCTCTCTATTCGGCGTCACGAGCGATGACCGCGTCGTACAAAGATCTGCTTGCCGAACTCGGCATCACTTATCCGCAGTATCTGGTGATGCTCGTGCTGTGGGAAGAGGGTTCCGACGACGATGGTGTGACGGTCAAGCGCCTCGGCGAGCGTCTGCAGCTCGACTCGGGCACGCTCTCCCCTCTGCTGTCACGACTCGAATCGCTCGGCTTCGTCGCCCGCCATCGTTCCGCCGAGGATTCGCGCAGAGTTCTCGTCCGCGCCACTGCCGAGGGCGCGGCGGCTAAAGCACGCGCCGAATGCGTTCCCGCCCGGATCGGTGAGCGCACGAATCTCGACCCAGCGTCGATGCCCGAGCTGCTGAAGACCCTGCGCACGCTGACGAGGAACCTGCGCGCGGAACCGGCGCCCGTCGAGTCCCCCGACCCCCTGCCGCACCATTGA
- the nagB gene encoding glucosamine-6-phosphate deaminase, with amino-acid sequence MEVVIADEYTLAELAADAIERLLRTEAAPVIGLATGSSPLRIYDELTTRHKNEGLSFAHAQAFMLDEYVGIADDHPQRYRNVIDTEIATRVDFAEGAVHGPEGSADDLAAASADYEHKIAEAGGIDLQILGIGSDGHIAFNEPGSSLASRTRVKSLTHQTRLDNARFFDGDVEQVPKLCLTQGLGTIMEAKHLVLVATGGNKAEAVHQMVEGPISAMWPATVLQMHPHVTVMLDDAAASRLQLGDYYRHAYENKPDWQSL; translated from the coding sequence ATGGAAGTCGTCATCGCCGACGAATACACGCTGGCGGAACTCGCCGCCGACGCGATCGAGCGGCTGCTGCGCACCGAAGCCGCCCCGGTCATCGGGCTGGCCACCGGATCGAGCCCGCTGCGCATCTACGATGAGCTGACCACCCGCCACAAGAACGAAGGGCTGTCCTTCGCCCACGCGCAGGCATTCATGCTCGACGAATACGTCGGCATCGCCGACGACCATCCGCAGCGCTATCGCAACGTCATCGACACCGAGATCGCCACGCGCGTCGACTTCGCCGAGGGGGCCGTCCACGGTCCGGAAGGGTCGGCCGATGACCTGGCGGCCGCCTCGGCGGACTATGAACACAAGATCGCCGAGGCGGGCGGGATCGACCTGCAGATCCTCGGGATCGGCAGCGACGGTCACATCGCGTTCAACGAACCCGGATCATCCCTGGCCTCAAGGACGCGAGTGAAGTCCCTGACGCACCAGACCCGGCTCGACAATGCGCGGTTCTTCGACGGCGACGTCGAGCAGGTGCCGAAGCTGTGCCTGACCCAGGGGCTGGGCACGATCATGGAGGCCAAACACCTCGTGCTCGTCGCGACCGGCGGCAACAAGGCCGAGGCCGTGCATCAGATGGTCGAGGGGCCGATCTCCGCGATGTGGCCGGCGACCGTGCTGCAGATGCACCCGCATGTCACGGTCATGCTCGATGATGCGGCGGCGTCGCGGCTGCAGCTCGGCGACTACTACCGTCACGCGTACGAGAACAAACCGGATTGGCAGAGCCTCTGA
- a CDS encoding CoA-transferase, whose product MTLSAHGITEIQTRDEVRETTTSEVAGDEVTSSELLTVHSARALAGRNVVFAGHGLPTLAVSLAQHTVAPDVEIVYESGVTGARPPAMPRSISDSILVPGAASVMPMTHLFNYVLQGQRIDVGFLGAAQVDKYGNLNSTLIGEDWEHPDSRLPGSGGAIEAMAGASEIFLVMRRHTPRTFVESLDFVTSPGPKKAAEAAVGSMPAGAGVTHVITDMGIMTRFAQDEELTLTAVHPGVDPAEVVRQTGWSLQVSPDLETTLPPTLGELALLRETLDPTRIYLR is encoded by the coding sequence ATGACGCTGAGCGCTCACGGCATCACTGAGATTCAGACCCGCGACGAAGTCAGGGAGACCACAACCAGCGAGGTTGCTGGCGACGAGGTCACCAGCAGCGAACTTCTCACGGTCCATTCGGCCCGCGCGCTGGCCGGACGCAATGTAGTCTTCGCCGGACACGGTCTCCCCACGCTGGCCGTGTCCCTGGCCCAGCACACTGTGGCGCCGGACGTCGAGATCGTCTACGAGTCGGGGGTCACCGGAGCCAGGCCGCCGGCCATGCCGCGCAGCATTTCGGACTCGATTCTCGTCCCGGGAGCCGCCTCGGTGATGCCGATGACTCATCTGTTCAATTACGTACTGCAAGGTCAGCGCATCGACGTCGGATTCCTCGGCGCAGCCCAGGTCGACAAGTACGGGAACCTCAACTCCACTCTCATCGGTGAGGACTGGGAGCACCCCGACAGCCGACTTCCGGGCTCAGGCGGAGCCATCGAGGCCATGGCGGGCGCGTCCGAGATCTTCCTCGTCATGCGCCGACATACCCCGCGTACCTTCGTCGAGTCCTTGGACTTCGTCACCTCCCCGGGGCCGAAGAAGGCCGCCGAGGCTGCGGTCGGGTCAATGCCGGCGGGCGCTGGCGTGACCCATGTGATCACTGACATGGGAATCATGACGCGCTTCGCCCAGGACGAAGAACTCACACTCACGGCCGTTCACCCCGGTGTCGACCCCGCCGAAGTGGTGCGCCAGACCGGGTGGAGCTTACAGGTCTCGCCCGACCTGGAGACGACGCTGCCGCCGACTCTGGGTGAGCTGGCGCTGCTGCGAGAGACGCTCGATCCCACCCGCATCTACCTGCGCTGA
- a CDS encoding GntR family transcriptional regulator, translating into MAETTETGRKVTTSDRIKDLILSDGLRPGDLLPTEGELCTRLGVSRSNVREAIRKLSTLDIVDVRHGHGTYVGEMTLDALVEALVFRGVLSPGDDLDALRDVVEVRKALDHGMSEQIVDALRGTSNPELHSLVDEMTALAAAGKTFPQQDRAFHTGLLAKLGNSLVGQLVAAFWDVHTAVLPKLNVAVAADLEQTAQAHGLMLEAAESGDAAAFRAAITAHYEPIMRALEQK; encoded by the coding sequence ATGGCGGAGACGACAGAGACCGGACGGAAAGTGACGACGTCCGACAGGATCAAGGATCTCATCCTCTCTGACGGTCTGCGCCCCGGAGACCTGCTGCCGACCGAAGGCGAACTGTGCACCCGCCTCGGCGTCTCGCGGTCGAACGTCAGGGAAGCCATCCGCAAACTCTCGACCCTCGACATCGTCGATGTCCGCCACGGCCACGGCACCTACGTCGGCGAGATGACGCTCGATGCCCTTGTCGAAGCCCTCGTCTTCCGCGGCGTGCTCAGCCCCGGTGACGACCTCGACGCCCTGCGTGATGTCGTCGAGGTGCGCAAGGCCCTCGACCACGGAATGTCCGAGCAGATCGTCGACGCACTGCGCGGAACCTCGAACCCGGAGCTGCACTCCCTCGTCGATGAGATGACCGCGCTCGCCGCCGCCGGCAAGACCTTCCCGCAGCAGGATCGCGCCTTCCACACGGGGCTGCTCGCGAAACTCGGCAACTCGCTCGTCGGCCAACTCGTCGCAGCGTTCTGGGATGTGCACACGGCCGTCCTGCCCAAACTCAATGTCGCCGTGGCCGCCGACCTCGAGCAGACCGCGCAGGCCCACGGCCTCATGCTCGAAGCGGCGGAATCCGGCGATGCCGCGGCTTTCCGCGCCGCGATCACCGCCCACTATGAGCCGATCATGCGCGCCCTCGAGCAGAAGTGA
- a CDS encoding MFS transporter produces MSMKTRAQVTSPPDPNVTRPELRRAAWSSWLGSSLEYMDFTLYTLASALVFGPLFFPNETPAVALISSLGVYGSGFVVRPIGGYVFGRVGDKHGRRIVLIVTLSMMGIATMGIGLLPTYAQIGIWAPALLVVLRLVQGFGAGAELAGASVLLVESSPVRRRGLFGAIVAMGTNSGIFLATVLWTLLTLLPDDAFLSWGWRVPFLLSIVTTFVALVIRTKVRESPVFEEAKERRAEVAAHKVEQPSILVEARRSTKSFLLALGIRMGENSAVYLVKGFMVGWVVTTTGLDSAVVTTGIMIGTVIGFATVPYFGKLSDKVGRRPVFLGFTLFQILFAIPAMLLIETGNPIVIAAVFAVFVGGPLPNLYGVESSWLVELFGSKHRYTFMTTIKEVGSVVSGGLAPVIAASLVAVITDTWWPVAIVLILFAGCGLLGALFAPETRGRDLTTEDDAVDELHPMQ; encoded by the coding sequence ATGTCAATGAAGACAAGAGCCCAGGTCACCTCCCCTCCTGATCCGAACGTGACTCGTCCCGAGCTGCGCCGTGCCGCATGGTCATCCTGGCTTGGCAGTTCGCTCGAGTACATGGACTTCACCCTCTACACACTCGCCTCAGCCTTGGTTTTCGGGCCGCTCTTCTTTCCCAATGAGACTCCTGCGGTCGCGTTGATCTCGAGTCTCGGTGTCTATGGATCCGGGTTCGTCGTCCGGCCGATCGGCGGGTACGTCTTCGGCCGAGTCGGTGACAAGCACGGACGTCGGATCGTCCTCATCGTGACCCTTTCCATGATGGGCATCGCGACTATGGGCATCGGGCTTCTGCCGACTTATGCGCAGATCGGCATCTGGGCACCGGCTCTGCTGGTCGTTCTCCGACTCGTGCAGGGGTTCGGGGCCGGAGCCGAATTGGCCGGAGCGTCGGTGCTCTTGGTCGAATCGTCGCCTGTGCGTCGCCGTGGGCTCTTCGGGGCGATCGTGGCGATGGGGACCAACAGCGGAATCTTCCTGGCCACAGTTCTGTGGACCCTGCTCACTCTGCTGCCGGACGATGCCTTCCTGAGCTGGGGTTGGAGGGTGCCCTTCCTGCTCAGCATCGTCACCACATTCGTGGCACTGGTGATTCGCACGAAGGTCAGGGAATCCCCGGTATTCGAGGAAGCCAAGGAACGCCGTGCGGAGGTCGCAGCGCACAAGGTGGAGCAGCCGAGCATCCTCGTCGAGGCGCGCCGGTCGACGAAGTCGTTCCTGCTCGCCTTGGGCATCCGAATGGGCGAGAATTCTGCGGTCTACCTGGTCAAAGGCTTCATGGTCGGATGGGTCGTGACTACGACCGGCCTTGATTCCGCAGTGGTCACGACCGGGATCATGATCGGAACCGTCATCGGCTTCGCGACCGTGCCTTACTTCGGCAAGCTCAGCGACAAGGTGGGCCGTCGGCCGGTGTTCCTGGGATTCACACTCTTCCAGATCCTCTTCGCGATTCCGGCCATGCTGCTCATCGAGACCGGCAATCCGATTGTCATCGCCGCTGTCTTCGCGGTCTTTGTAGGCGGCCCCCTGCCGAACCTGTACGGAGTTGAGTCGAGCTGGTTGGTCGAACTGTTCGGATCGAAGCACCGGTATACGTTCATGACCACGATCAAGGAAGTCGGTTCGGTCGTCTCCGGCGGTCTGGCACCGGTGATCGCCGCCTCGCTCGTCGCGGTGATCACCGACACGTGGTGGCCCGTCGCGATCGTTCTCATCCTCTTCGCAGGCTGCGGTCTGCTCGGCGCACTCTTCGCACCCGAAACCCGTGGTCGCGACCTCACGACTGAAGACGACGCAGTGGACGAACTGCACCCGATGCAGTAG
- a CDS encoding CoA transferase subunit A, with product MDKTMSLSQAISTYLNDGDTVALEGFGHIVPVAAAHEIIRQGFTDLILARMSCDVIVDQLLGANCLNGLISSFIANSSAGSLHELRRRIEKSDPEPLWFDEYSHGGMVARYQAGAAKLPFQPIASYRGSDLAAKNPRIRSVPDPYGGPDIHVVPALNPDLTIIHAQRADVHGNVQAWGMLGIQTEAAFAGRRLIVTVEEIVDEAVIRSDPNRTIVPAHVVDAVVAVPRGSHPHSVQGYYDRDDEFSRQWSVLARDAAAVQSWLETSIRGTNDHDEFLAALGSDHFEQMAIHDAYSTPVNYGGRA from the coding sequence ATGGATAAGACGATGAGTTTGTCCCAGGCGATCAGCACCTATCTGAACGATGGGGACACCGTCGCGCTCGAGGGATTCGGTCACATCGTGCCGGTCGCCGCCGCGCACGAGATCATCCGGCAGGGCTTCACAGATCTGATCCTCGCCCGTATGTCCTGCGATGTCATCGTCGACCAGCTGCTCGGAGCGAATTGCCTGAACGGTCTCATCTCCTCGTTCATCGCCAACAGTTCGGCAGGTTCTCTCCATGAATTGCGGCGGCGCATTGAGAAGTCGGACCCGGAGCCGCTGTGGTTCGACGAATACAGTCACGGCGGAATGGTCGCTCGCTATCAGGCCGGTGCCGCGAAGCTTCCGTTCCAGCCCATCGCCTCCTACCGGGGCAGCGACCTGGCTGCGAAGAATCCGCGGATCAGATCCGTGCCAGACCCCTACGGCGGACCGGACATCCACGTCGTCCCCGCACTCAATCCCGACCTCACGATCATCCACGCCCAACGCGCGGACGTGCACGGAAACGTGCAGGCCTGGGGGATGCTCGGGATCCAAACCGAGGCCGCGTTCGCCGGCCGCCGACTCATCGTCACCGTCGAGGAGATCGTCGACGAGGCTGTCATCCGCTCCGATCCGAACCGCACGATCGTTCCCGCGCACGTCGTCGACGCTGTCGTCGCCGTCCCCCGAGGCTCGCATCCTCACTCGGTCCAGGGCTATTACGATCGCGACGACGAGTTCTCGAGACAGTGGTCGGTGCTCGCCCGCGACGCGGCGGCGGTTCAGAGCTGGCTCGAGACCAGCATTCGCGGCACGAACGATCACGACGAGTTCCTTGCGGCTCTCGGATCGGACCACTTCGAGCAGATGGCCATCCACGACGCCTATTCGACACCTGTGAACTACGGAGGCCGAGCATGA
- a CDS encoding SPFH domain-containing protein, which yields MSGVAVTIAVVIIILVVAVLLFGKLRTSVFFTVKTQENVIVERFGKFKKVARPGLNTKVPFIETTSRPISLRVQQLEVNIESKTKDNVFVTVPVAVQYVVEEDNVADAYYRLANSEEQIRSYVFDTVRSALSGLTLDTAFESKDDIAENVERRLSESMKRYGFKIVSTLVTDITPDPRVRDSMNSINAAQRDKVAAQSLAEADKIKRVTQAQAESEAMRLHGEGVAAQRKAIANGIAEQYALLQEVGIHKTAEQLLMMTQYFDTMQNVAQEGRSNVLFMPSNPGGLGEMGQEIRNALFAANAADEGSHLPAPQGRDDAGDDSRRSSGSAAGSTNVPPQPTTPPADRSGQYAGGQGQGGSGQGVGGQGQPGQGQPGQGQGQHGQQGHTDPRSAAQSAVRAAAEQWRNRRGGNQG from the coding sequence ATGAGTGGAGTGGCGGTCACCATCGCCGTTGTCATCATCATCCTCGTCGTCGCCGTCCTGCTGTTCGGGAAGCTGCGCACGAGCGTGTTCTTCACGGTGAAGACGCAGGAGAACGTCATCGTCGAAAGATTCGGCAAGTTCAAGAAGGTCGCGCGGCCGGGACTGAACACGAAGGTGCCGTTCATCGAGACGACGAGCAGGCCGATCTCGCTGCGCGTCCAGCAGCTCGAGGTCAACATCGAGTCGAAGACGAAGGACAATGTCTTCGTCACCGTTCCCGTCGCGGTCCAGTACGTCGTCGAAGAGGACAACGTCGCCGATGCCTATTACCGGCTGGCGAATTCGGAGGAGCAGATCCGCTCCTATGTCTTCGACACCGTCCGTTCGGCGCTGTCGGGACTGACGCTCGACACCGCGTTCGAGTCGAAGGACGACATCGCGGAGAACGTCGAGCGCCGACTGTCGGAGTCGATGAAGCGCTACGGCTTCAAGATCGTGAGCACTCTGGTCACGGACATCACCCCTGATCCGCGCGTGCGGGATTCGATGAACTCGATCAACGCCGCGCAGCGTGACAAGGTCGCCGCGCAGTCGCTGGCCGAGGCCGACAAGATCAAGCGCGTGACTCAGGCACAGGCCGAATCGGAGGCGATGCGCCTGCACGGTGAAGGCGTGGCCGCTCAGCGGAAGGCGATCGCCAACGGCATCGCCGAACAGTACGCACTGCTGCAGGAGGTGGGCATCCACAAGACGGCCGAGCAGCTGCTGATGATGACCCAGTACTTCGACACGATGCAGAACGTCGCGCAGGAGGGCCGGTCGAACGTGCTGTTCATGCCGTCGAACCCGGGCGGCCTGGGCGAGATGGGCCAGGAGATCCGCAACGCCCTGTTCGCCGCCAATGCCGCCGACGAAGGCTCGCATCTGCCCGCTCCGCAGGGCCGCGATGATGCGGGCGATGATTCCAGGCGCAGCTCCGGCAGCGCAGCCGGCAGTACGAACGTCCCGCCGCAGCCGACGACTCCCCCGGCAGATCGGTCCGGGCAGTATGCCGGCGGACAGGGCCAGGGCGGCTCTGGACAGGGAGTGGGCGGACAGGGCCAACCGGGGCAGGGCCAGCCGGGGCAGGGCCAAGGTCAGCACGGTCAGCAGGGACACACGGATCCGCGCTCCGCGGCCCAGTCGGCCGTTCGCGCCGCCGCCGAGCAGTGGCGCAACCGCCGAGGCGGCAACCAGGGCTGA
- a CDS encoding HNH endonuclease signature motif containing protein has protein sequence MKGTTNRSTPGRAEEPGAAQTSPSPRFAVRFESSMSRFAENAVASDRAHFSLLESVSSVVLEQVFIEFELPMPEGSEPFRCETIAATFERRAEESEQTTGFGSADTFEIAPTDAPSSTDAPSSAAVVPYDADFASAQVEKAAESEKKVLPELPELDEGICFSKWVYDYVDAEDLVEISTVLGTNTARTYRQLTGAMTIFYGLPRFADRVRAGEFTQAHVDVVARQCADVAFAFLPKLDIFLAARRADITCETLRRDLAKMIALLIPPVDNTELATKRRRIDVDGYKDGSACLTVSGPSAEIFACYNRIQGMALAVHGKNKSAFNLPVGVEISDDRSISQLEYDLFIRPVPELKVKVVSVDRITGIQTAKDTSLLDADGELIPDMNSDDAVADFAKHVASGSAGDAMETSDGCSAGGAEESSDACSAADRSVGSAFCPDGEDADGPVEYFVKLRMPTNAWWLSHQAATVVTVPFLTLTEDSDLPGTFADGSPVPAEVARTIAGRSKSIQRILTDPGTGTPVDAKATTYQVPRDLRKTLVEQWTVCTVPGCSRRAEKSEIDHVVPFFHLNPLKGGLTRFGNLHPLCKKHHALKTAGRLRVTMPKSGELDYEFRHGITTTVSAPGQPINVAQALEFDALGRLGLKRWKLPWSMVPPAPRVLELMPGESTIRQRDEEKRRRDEERRQREEREARQRQLSEAYREQQAEIRRLRLERCLDWENSVFQPCLPAGIDPAAMKQLTGNAKYARVVKWARLAGLDIDDITVDPNGLDKPSARTSTGSSISDSEVKTQSEDASGSKDAGADDPWDHRFVSKTVNWEHDLEVDPPPF, from the coding sequence ATGAAGGGCACCACCAACCGTTCGACCCCGGGTCGGGCCGAAGAGCCGGGCGCAGCACAGACTTCGCCGTCACCGCGATTCGCCGTCCGCTTCGAATCCAGCATGTCTCGCTTCGCCGAGAATGCCGTCGCTTCCGATCGTGCGCATTTCTCGCTCCTCGAGTCGGTCTCTTCGGTCGTACTCGAACAGGTGTTCATCGAGTTCGAACTCCCCATGCCCGAGGGGTCCGAGCCTTTCCGCTGCGAGACGATTGCTGCAACCTTCGAGCGTCGAGCCGAAGAGTCCGAACAGACCACCGGCTTCGGCTCGGCGGATACGTTCGAGATCGCACCCACGGACGCACCGTCGTCGACCGATGCGCCTTCCTCCGCAGCAGTAGTGCCTTATGATGCCGACTTCGCCAGCGCGCAGGTGGAAAAGGCGGCTGAGTCCGAGAAGAAGGTCCTGCCTGAATTGCCCGAGCTCGATGAAGGCATCTGCTTCTCGAAATGGGTCTATGACTATGTCGACGCGGAGGACCTCGTTGAGATCTCGACGGTGCTGGGGACCAATACTGCGCGCACCTACCGTCAGCTGACCGGCGCGATGACGATCTTCTATGGTCTTCCCCGCTTCGCCGACCGGGTCCGCGCCGGAGAGTTCACCCAAGCCCATGTCGACGTGGTTGCCCGCCAGTGTGCCGACGTCGCGTTCGCCTTCCTTCCGAAACTCGATATCTTCCTGGCGGCCCGGCGCGCCGATATCACCTGCGAGACTCTGCGCCGTGATCTGGCCAAAATGATCGCCCTGCTCATTCCGCCCGTCGACAATACCGAGCTCGCCACCAAGCGTCGTCGCATCGATGTCGACGGCTACAAGGACGGCTCAGCTTGCCTGACCGTCAGCGGACCCTCGGCGGAGATCTTCGCCTGCTACAACCGGATCCAAGGCATGGCTCTTGCCGTGCATGGCAAGAACAAGTCGGCATTCAACTTACCCGTGGGCGTTGAGATCAGCGATGACCGCTCCATCTCCCAGCTCGAGTACGATCTGTTCATCCGGCCTGTCCCGGAGCTCAAGGTCAAGGTCGTGTCGGTCGATCGGATCACGGGAATCCAAACAGCCAAAGACACATCGCTGCTCGACGCCGACGGCGAGCTCATTCCGGATATGAACTCCGACGACGCCGTCGCCGACTTTGCGAAGCATGTTGCTTCGGGCTCAGCCGGCGACGCAATGGAGACGTCCGACGGGTGTTCAGCCGGCGGCGCCGAGGAATCGTCCGACGCTTGCTCTGCTGCCGACCGGTCCGTCGGCTCGGCGTTCTGCCCCGACGGTGAGGACGCTGACGGACCCGTTGAGTATTTCGTCAAGCTGCGTATGCCCACCAATGCGTGGTGGCTATCGCATCAGGCTGCTACCGTGGTGACCGTTCCCTTCCTCACCCTCACTGAAGATTCGGACCTGCCCGGCACTTTTGCCGACGGCTCGCCTGTACCCGCCGAGGTGGCCCGCACTATCGCCGGCCGCTCGAAGAGCATCCAACGGATCCTCACCGACCCCGGCACCGGCACTCCCGTCGACGCCAAAGCGACGACTTACCAAGTCCCCAGAGATCTTCGGAAGACCCTGGTCGAGCAGTGGACGGTGTGCACCGTTCCCGGCTGCTCGCGTCGGGCCGAGAAGTCGGAGATCGACCACGTCGTTCCGTTCTTCCACCTGAATCCGCTCAAGGGCGGTCTCACTCGGTTCGGAAACCTGCATCCTCTGTGCAAGAAACACCATGCACTGAAGACCGCCGGCCGCCTTCGGGTCACTATGCCCAAATCCGGTGAGCTCGACTACGAGTTCAGGCACGGGATCACGACTACTGTGTCGGCGCCCGGCCAGCCGATCAATGTGGCCCAAGCGCTCGAATTCGATGCCTTGGGACGACTGGGTCTCAAGCGGTGGAAACTGCCCTGGTCGATGGTCCCGCCAGCACCGAGGGTGCTCGAACTCATGCCCGGTGAGTCGACGATCCGCCAGCGCGACGAAGAGAAGCGCCGGCGCGACGAGGAGAGGCGTCAGCGAGAGGAACGCGAAGCTCGACAGCGGCAACTGTCGGAGGCGTATCGGGAGCAGCAGGCAGAAATCAGGCGGCTGCGGCTTGAACGCTGCCTCGATTGGGAGAACTCTGTCTTCCAGCCGTGCCTCCCCGCCGGCATCGACCCAGCTGCAATGAAGCAGCTGACTGGGAACGCCAAGTATGCACGAGTCGTCAAATGGGCGCGTCTCGCGGGTCTCGACATCGACGACATCACCGTCGACCCGAACGGGCTCGACAAACCCAGCGCTCGTACCAGCACGGGCTCGAGCATCAGCGACTCGGAGGTCAAGACGCAGTCTGAGGACGCTTCCGGCTCCAAGGACGCTGGAGCCGACGATCCCTGGGACCACCGTTTCGTCTCCAAGACGGTGAACTGGGAACACGACCTCGAGGTCGATCCCCCGCCATTCTGA